Sequence from the Curtobacterium sp. MCLR17_007 genome:
GACGCTCGGGGGATCGGCATGACACTCGGCAGGGCGCGAAGGGATGCGCCACGCGTGATCCGACGACGGATGCACCGATGACTCGGCACGTGCCGTGGGATCCCTGGCCCGACCCGCGGTGGGATGCGCTCGTCATCGTCGGGGCCCTGGTCGTCGAGGTCCCGGTCGGCTGGACGGCATCGACGACGGCGAGCGGCGTGCGGCTCGACCGTGCGGACGGCGCGGTGTCGATCGGTCTCCGAGCGACGTCCCAGTCGCCCGTCGACGACGCTCGTCGGGTGCTCGTAGCAGGGTCAGAGGCCGTGCTGCTGGAAGCTGCGACCGACCGGATCCTGCTGGCGCTGCCGGAGCCCGACGACGTGGTCGTGCGCGAGTACCGGTTCGCCGACATCGCTGACGAGCGCATCCGGATCGACGTGCAGTGCTCCGTGCGGGACTGGCCCGCGACGTCCGAGCTCGTCGACGGCATGCTCGAGTCCCGGTGGTGCACGCTGGACACCGATGCCCCGGTCGGCCTGCCGGAGATGGTGCCCGACGGCGACACGGGGCCGGTGCTGCGATGGCGGACGGATGCCGGCGTGCTCGACCACCTCGTGCGCTTCCGGGACCGCGGCGTGGTGCCGGGCTCCGCTCGACATGCTGCGGCCGGCCGTTCCGCGCGAGAGCACGGACTGGTCGGCCGGTTCGGCGGTGTGACGGACAAGGGCGACGAGCTGGTCGGTCCGGTCCTGGAGAACGACGCGGTGCTCGCCGTCGAGCGCGACGACCCGGCGCACCCGGACGTCGTCAGCCGCTGGTCGTGCTGGGTGCAGGGCCGGCGATACGTGGTGCGGGCGGAGCAGCCGGACGGCTCGACGATGCTCGGGGTCGTGGACGTCGGTGCCGTCGCGGGGCACCTGCTGGCATGGCTGTCCCCGGATCCAGCGGTCTCGATCGCCGGCGCGGACACGGTGACGATCTCGTCCGCGCAGTTCGAGGACCGCTCCGGTCCGTGCCCGAGTGACGTCGCCTGGTTCCGGGCAGCGTGGACGGCTCCGACCTGGCAGTCCGTGCGCGCTTGGAGCCACGCGGCGCGCTCGGGGTTCGGGTGGCTGGGGATCGACGGTGTCGGCGTCGCGACGTGGAGCCGGGAGGGCGACAGCATCACGCTGCGTCCCGAACGCCTGACCACCCTGCTCCGCCAGGTCATCACCACGACGAACGGGCTGGACCGGGCAGCCGTTCGGGGCTGACAGGCCTCAGCGCAGCAGGCCGAGCTCCATCGCGCGAGTCACCGCACGGGTGCGGTCGTTGACGCCGAGCTTCTCGAACACGTGGCCGAGGTGCGTCTTCACGGTGGTCTCGCTGAGGAACAGGGCGCGGCCGATCGCGGGGTTGCTGTTGCCCTGCGCGACGAGTCGGAGGACGTCGAGCTCGCGCGGGGTCAACGACGGCCCGGTCGGCACCGACCCCGTGGCGCGGCGGACCAGGGCAGCAGCGGCCGAGGGGGCGAGTGCGGTCTCCCCACGCGCGGTGGCCCGGACGCCGGCGAGGATCTCGGACTCGGGCGCCGCCTTGAGCAGGTAGCCGGTGGCGCCCGCTTCGATGGCGGCGAGGATCTGGTCGTCGGACTCGTAGGTGGTCAGGATGAGCACGCGGACGCCCG
This genomic interval carries:
- a CDS encoding response regulator transcription factor; translation: MIRVVVADDHPIVRSGIVALLQDADDVQVVGQASDGAAAVSVTLAERPDVVLMDLRMPLLDGAAATAEILGVDPGVRVLILTTYESDDQILAAIEAGATGYLLKAAPESEILAGVRATARGETALAPSAAAALVRRATGSVPTGPSLTPRELDVLRLVAQGNSNPAIGRALFLSETTVKTHLGHVFEKLGVNDRTRAVTRAMELGLLR